The Zalophus californianus isolate mZalCal1 chromosome 7, mZalCal1.pri.v2, whole genome shotgun sequence genome includes a region encoding these proteins:
- the ZBTB12 gene encoding zinc finger and BTB domain-containing protein 12, giving the protein MASGVEVLRFQLPGHEAATLRNMNQLRAEERFCDVTIVADSLKFRGHKVILAACSPFLRDQFLLNPSSELQVSLMHSARIVADLLLSCYTGALEFAVRDIVNYLTAASYLQMEHVVEKCRNALSQFIEPKIGLKEDGVSDASLVSSVSATKSLLPPARTPKPAPKPPPPPPLPPPLLRPVKLEFPLDEDLELKAEEEDEDEDEDVSDICIVKVESALEVAHRLKPPGGLGGGLSIGGSVGSHLGELAQSSVPPSTVAPPQGVVKACYSLSEDAEGEGLLLIPGGRASVGATSGLVEAAAVAMAARGAGGSLGAGGSRGPLPGGFSSGNPLKNIKCTKCPEVFQGVEKLVFHMRAQHFIFMCPRCGKQFNHSSNLNRHMNVHRGVKSHSCGICGKCFTQKSTLHDHLNLHSGARPYRCSYCDVRFAHKPAIRRHLKEQHGKTTAENVLEASVAEINVLIR; this is encoded by the coding sequence ATGGCCTCTGGGGTGGAAGTCCTGCGCTTCCAGCTGCCCGGCCACGAGGCCGCTACTCTGCGGAACATGAACCAGCTCCGCGCAGAGGAGCGGTTTTGCGACGTGACCATTGTGGCCGACAGCCTCAAGTTCCGTGGCCACAAGGTCATCCTGGCCGCCTGCTCGCCTTTCCTGAGGGACCAGTTCCTGCTGAACCCCAGTTCTGAGCTGCAGGTCTCCCTGATGCACAGTGCGCGCATCGTGGCCGACCTGCTCCTCTCCTGCTACACGGGCGCTCTGGAATTCGCTGTCAGGGACATCGTCAACTACCTGACGGCTGCCTCCTACCTGCAGATGGAGCACGTGGTGGAGAAATGCAGGAACGCCCTCAGCCAGTTCATTGAGCCCAAAATAGGCCTCAAAGAGGATGGGGTCAGCGATGCCAGCCTTGTGAGCAGTGTCAGTGCCACCaaatccctcctccctcctgccaggACCCCAAAGCCAGcccccaaacccccacccccaccccctctgccccctccacttCTACGGCCTGTGAAACTGGAGTTTCCCCTGGACGAGGACCTGGAGCTGAAGGCCGAGGAAGAAGATGAGGACGAGGACGAGGACGTGTCCGACATCTGCATCGTCAAGGTGGAGTCGGCCCTGGAGGTGGCACACCGGCTCAAACCTCCCGGAGGTTTAGGAGGGGGTCTGAGCATCGGAGGTTCCGTGGGCAGCCACCTGGGAGAGCTGGCTCAGAGCAGCGTGCCCCCCAGCACTGTGGCCCCACCGCAGGGTGTAGTGAAAGCTTGCTATAGCCTGTCTGAGGATGCAGAAGGGGAGGGCTTGCTGTTGATCCCCGGAGGCCGAGCCAGCGTGGGGGCCACCTCGGGCCTGGTGGAGGCAGCAGCGGTGGCTATGGctgcccggggggcggggggcagcctgggggcagggggcagccgGGGACCCCTGCCTGGGGGCTTTTCCAGTGGAAACCCCCTAAAGAACATCAAGTGCACCAAGTGCCCGGAAGTGTTCCAGGGCGTGGAGAAGCTGGTCTTCCACATGCGGGCGCAGCACTTCATCTTCATGTGCCCACGCTGCGGCAAGCAGTTCAACCACAGCAGCAACCTCAACCGCCACATGAACGTGCACCGCGGCGTCAAGTCGCACTCCTGTGGCATCTGCGGCAAGTGCTTCACGCAGAAGTCCACGCTGCACGACCACCTCAACCTCCACTCCGGAGCGAGGCCCTATCGCTGCTCCTACTGCGACGTGCGCTTCGCTCACAAGCCCGCCATTAGGCGGCACCTCAAGGAGCAGCATGGCAAGACAACGGCAGAGAACGTGCTGGAGGCCAGCGTGGCCGAGATCAACGTCCTCATCCGCTAG
- the EHMT2 gene encoding LOW QUALITY PROTEIN: histone-lysine N-methyltransferase EHMT2 (The sequence of the model RefSeq protein was modified relative to this genomic sequence to represent the inferred CDS: deleted 1 base in 1 codon), which produces MAAAAGAAAAAAAEGEAPAEMGALVLEKEPRGATERVHGSLGDTPRSEETLPKASPDSLEPAGPSSPASVTVTVGDEGADTPVGATPLIGDEPENLEGDGDLHGGRILLGHATKSFPSSPSKGGACPSRAKMSMTGAGKSPPSVQSLAMRLLSMPGAQGAATAGPEPPVATPSPEGQPKVHRARKTMSKPGNGQPPVPEKRPPEVQHFRMSDDVHSMGKMTSEVAKRRKLNAGGGLSEELGSTRGSGEVTVEKGDPGSLEEWETVVGDDFSLYYDSYSVDERVDSDSKSEVEALAEQLSEEEEEEEEEEEEEEEEEEEEEEEEEDEESGNQSDRSGSSGRRKAKKKWRKDSPWVKPSRKRRKREPPRAKEPRGVNGVGSSGPSEYMEVPLGSLELPSEGTLSPNHAGVSNDTSSLETERGFEELPLCSCRMEAPKIDRISERAGHKCMATESVDGELSGCNAAILKRETMRPSSRVALMVLCETHRARMVKHHCCPGCGYFCTAGTFLECHPDFRVAHRFHKACVSQLNGMVFCPHCGEDASEAQEVTIPRGDGVTPPAGTAAPAPPPLAQDAPGRADTSQPSARMRGHGEPRRPPCDPLADTIDSSGPSLTLPNGGCLSAVGLPPGPGREALEKALVIQESERRKKLRFHPRQLYLSVKQGELQKVILMLLDNLDPNFQSDQQSKRTPLHAAAQKGSVEICHVLLQAGANINAVDKQQRTPLMEAVVNNHLEVARYMVQRGGCVYSKEEDGSTCLHHAAKIGNLEMVSLLLSTGQVDVNAQDSGGWTPIIWAAEHKHIEVIRMLLTRGADVTLTDNEENICLHWASFTGSAAIAEVLLNARCDLHAVNYHGDTPLHIAARESYHDCVLLFLSRGANPELRNKEGDTAWDLTPERSDVWFALQLNRKLRLGVGNRAVRTEKIICRDVARGYENVPIPCVNGVDGEPCPEDYKYISENCETSTMNIDRNITHLQHCTCVDDCSSSNCLCGQLSIRCWYDKDGRLLQEFNKIEPPLIFECNQACSCWRNCKNRVVQSGIKVRLQLYRTAKMGWGVRALQTIPQGTFICEYVGELISDAEADVREDDSYLFDLDNKDGEVYCIDARYYGNISRFINHLCDPNIIPVRVFMLHQDLRFPRIAFFSSRDIRTGEELGFDYGDRFWDIKSKYFTCQCGSEKCKHSAEAIALEQSRLARLDPHPELLPELSSLPPVNP; this is translated from the exons atggcggcggcggcgggagctgCAGCGGCGGCGGCCGCCGAG GGGGAGGCCCCTGCTGAGATGGGGGCGCTGGTGCTGGAGAAGGAGCCTAGAGGAGCCACTGAGAGAG TTCATGGCTCTTTGGGGGACACCCCTCGTAGTGAAGAGACCCTGCCCAAGGCCAGCCCTGACTCCCTGGAGCCTGCAGGCCCCTCATCCCCCGCCTCTGTCACAGTCACCGTGGGCGATGAGGGGGCTGACACCCCTGTGGGAGCCACACCACTCATTGGGGATGAACCTGAGAATCTCGAGGGAGATGGGGACCTCCATGGGGGCCGCATCCTGCTGG GCCATGCCACAAAGTcattcccttcttcccccagcaAGGGGGGTGCCTGTCCCAGCCGGGCCAAGATGTCAATGACAGGGGCTGGAAAATCACCCCCATCAGTCCAGAGTTTGGCTATGCGGCTGCTGAGTATGCCGGGGGCCCAAGGGGCGGCCACAGCGGGGCCTGAACCCCCTGTAGCCACACCCAGCCCAGAGGGGCAGCCCAAGGTCCACCGAGCCAGAAAAACCATGTCCAAACCAGGAAATGGGCAG CCCCCAGTCCCTGAGAAGCGGCCCCCTGAAGTGCAGCATTTCCGCATGAGTGATGACGTGCACTCGATGGGGAAGATGACCTCAG aggTGGCCAAAAGGAGGAAGCTGAACGCGGGAGGTGGCCTG TCGGAGGAGTTGGGTTCTACGCGGGGTTCGGGAGAAGTGAccgtggagaaaggggatccaGGGTCCCTGGAGGAGTGGGAGACAGTGGTGGGGGACGACTTCAGCCTCTACTACGACTCCTATTCTGTGGATGAGCGTGTGGACTCCGACAGCAAG TCTGAGGTTGAAGCTCTGGCTGAACAACtgagtgaggaggaagaggaggaggaggaggaggaagaagaagaagaggaggaggaggaggaagaggaagaagaagaggaagacgaGGAGTCAGGCAATCAGTCTGACAGG AGTGGCTCCAGTGGCCGGCGCAAAGCCAAGAAGAAATGGCGGAAGGACAGCCCATGGGTGAAGCCGTCCAGGAAACGGCGGAAGCGCGAGCCTCCCCGGGCCAAGGAGCCACGAG gAGTGAATGGTGTGGGCTCCTCAGGCCCCAGTGAGTACATGGAGGTCCCTCTGGGGTCCCTGGAGCTGCCCAGCGAGGGGACCCTCTCCCCCAACCACGCTG GGGTATCCAATGATACATCTTCCCTGGAGACGGAGCGGGGCTTTGAGGAGTTGCCCCTCTGCAGCTGCCGCATGGAGGCTCCCAAGATTGACCGCATCAGCGAGAGAGCTGGGCACAAGTGCATGGCCACGGAGAGTGTGGACGGAGAG CTGTCAGGCTGCAATGCCGCCATCCTCAAGCGGGAGACCATGAGGCCATCGAGCCGCGTGGCGCTCATGGTGCTCTGTGAGACCCACCGTGCCCGCATGGTCAAGCACCACTGCTGCCCAGGCTGTGGCTACTTCTGTACAGCG GGCACCTTCCTGGAGTGCCACCCTGACTTCCGTGTGGCCCACCGCTTCCACAAGGCCTGTGTGTCCCAGCTGAACGGCATGGTCTTCTGTCCCCACTGTGGGGAGGATGCATCTGAGGCCCAGGAGGTGACCATCCCCCGGGGGGATGGGGTGACCCCACCAGCTGGCactgcagcccctgcc cccccacccctggctcagGATGCCCCCGGGAGAGCAGACACTTCCCAGCCCAG TGCCCGGATGCGAGGGCATGGGGAGCCCCGGCGCCCACCCTGCGACCCTCTGGCTGACACCATCGACAGCTCGGGGCCCTCCCTGACCCTTCCCAATGGGGGCTGCCTGTCAGCTGTGGGGCTGCCCCCGGGACCCGGCCGCGAAGCCCTGGAGAAAGCCCTGGTCATCCAGGAGTCCGAGAG GCGGAAGAAGCTCCGTTTCCACCCCCGGCAGTTGTACCTGTCAGtgaagcaaggggagctgcagaagGTGATCCTGATGCTGT TGGACAACCTGGACCCCAACTTCCAGAGCGATCAGCAGAGCAAGCGCACGCCCCTGCACGCGGCCGCCCAGAAGGGCTCCGTGGAGATCTGCCACGTGCTGCTGCAG GCGGGAGCCAACATCAATGCGGTAGACAAGCAGCAGCGGACGCCTCTGATGGAGGCCGTGGTGAACAACCACCTGGAGGTAGCCCGCTACATGGTGCAGCGTGGCGGCTGCGTCTACAGCAAG GAGGAGGACGGCTCCACCTGCCTCCACCACGCAGCCAAAATTGGGAACTTGGAGATGGTCAGCCTGCTGCTCAGCACGGGACAGGTGGACGTTAACGCCCAG gACAGTGGGGGGTGGACGCCCATTATCTGGGCCGCAGAGCACAAGCACATTGAGGTGATCCGCATGCTGCTGACCCGGGGCGCCGACGTCACGCTCACGGACAAC GAGGAAAACATCTGCCTGCACTGGGCTTCCTTCACCGGCAGTGCAGCCATCGCCGAGGTCCTCCTCAATGCCCGCTGTGACCTCCATGCAGTCAACTACCACGGGGACACGCCCCTGCACATCGCGGCCCGGGAGAGCTACCACGACTGCGTGCT GTTGTTCCTGTCACGCGGGGCGAACCCGGAGCTACGCAACAAGGAAGGGGACACAGCATGGGACCTGACTCCTGAGCGCTCCGATGTGTGGTTTGCGCTGCAGCTCAACCGCAAGCTTCGGCTGGGAGTGGGAAATCGGGCCGTCCGCACTGAGAAGATTATCTGCCG GGATGTGGCTCGGGGCTATGAGAACGTGCCTATTCCCTGTGTCAACGGCGTGGACGGGGAGCCCTGCCCTGAGGATTACAAGTACATCTCGGAGAACTGTGAGACGTCCACCATGAACATCGACCGTAACATCACCCACTTGCAA cactgCACGTGCGTGGATGACTGTTCCAGCTCCAACTGCCTCTGCGGTCAACTCAGCATTCGCTGCTGGTATGACAAG GACGGGCGGCTGCTCCAGGAATTTAACAAGATCGAGCCCCCACTGATTTTCGAGTGTAACCAGGCGTGCTCCTGCTGGAGAAACTGCAAGAACCGGGTGGTGCAGAGCGGCATCAA agtGCGACTGCAGCTCTACCGAACAGCCAAGATGGGCTGGGGGGTCCGCGCCCTGCAGACCATCCCCCAGGGGACCTTCATCTGCGA GTATGTCGGGGAGCTGATCTCTGATGCCGAGGCTGATGTGAGAGAGGATGATTCCTACCTCTTCGACTTAGACAACAAG GATGGAGAAGTGTACTGCATCGATGCCCGTTACTATGGCAACATCAGCCGCTTCATCAACCACCTGTGTGACCCCAACATCATCCCCGTCCGGGTCTTCATGCTGCACCAAGACCTGCGCTTTCCACGCATTGCCTTCTTCAGTTCCCGAGACATCCGGactggggaggagctggg GTTTGACTATGGTGACCGCTTCTGGGACATCAAAAGCAAATACTTCACTTGTCAGTGTGGCTCGGAGAAATGCAAGCACTCCGCCGAGGCCATCGCCCTGGAACAGAGCCGCCTGGCGCGCCTAGACCCCCACCCCGAGCTGCTGCCCGAGCTCAGCTCCCTGCCCCCCGTCAATCCCTGA